One segment of Acidianus sp. HS-5 DNA contains the following:
- a CDS encoding uL15 family ribosomal protein, with translation MVVRKEKKSRKMRGYRTMGWGTKGQHRNRGVRGGRQIGMHKHKWSWIVKYGKGWYGKHGFVNPTTVKISAISLRDLQTFIDNGTIKIEEKDGKKVLDLSKYGFEKLLGSGNLNVSGLSIVVKAATEKAKQKLEKIGGQVILTPNS, from the coding sequence ATGGTAGTAAGAAAAGAGAAAAAATCAAGGAAGATGCGTGGATATAGAACTATGGGTTGGGGCACTAAAGGTCAGCATAGAAATAGAGGAGTTAGAGGCGGAAGGCAAATAGGGATGCATAAACATAAGTGGTCATGGATTGTTAAATATGGAAAAGGCTGGTATGGGAAGCATGGATTTGTTAATCCTACTACTGTTAAGATAAGCGCTATTAGCTTGAGGGATCTGCAGACATTTATAGATAATGGTACTATTAAGATAGAGGAAAAAGATGGAAAGAAAGTACTAGACTTGAGTAAATATGGATTTGAGAAGCTGTTGGGTAGTGGTAATTTAAATGTTAGTGGTTTAAGCATAGTAGTGAAAGCTGCTACTGAAAAAGCAAAACAAAAATTAGAAAAAATAGGTGGACAAGTTATTTTAACCCCTAATTCTTAA
- a CDS encoding 50S ribosomal protein L30 — protein sequence MPNTVAIIRIRGYAHASWRIQETLELLRLPKVFNAMIYPYTDSLRGMLIKVEPYVTWGEITEEGLNALLNRLETSSGEKITEEYVKTKLSMDLATFRTKILSGELLLNKFDDEFELPIRLHPPSGGFKGKINTPYKAKGVFGYRGSDINNLIKRMV from the coding sequence ATTCCTAATACAGTAGCAATAATTAGAATAAGGGGATATGCGCACGCGTCGTGGAGAATTCAAGAAACACTAGAGTTACTTAGGTTACCTAAGGTCTTTAATGCAATGATCTACCCTTATACGGACTCATTAAGAGGAATGTTAATAAAAGTTGAACCTTATGTAACTTGGGGCGAAATTACTGAAGAAGGACTGAACGCGCTGCTTAATAGGCTTGAGACGAGTAGTGGTGAGAAAATTACTGAAGAGTATGTAAAGACTAAGTTATCGATGGATTTAGCTACGTTTAGGACAAAAATACTTTCTGGTGAATTATTGTTAAACAAATTTGATGATGAATTTGAGTTACCTATAAGATTGCATCCGCCTAGTGGTGGATTTAAAGGAAAAATTAACACTCCTTATAAGGCAAAGGGAGTATTTGGTTATAGAGGATCAGATATAAATAATCTAATAAAGAGGATGGTGTGA
- a CDS encoding 30S ribosomal protein S5: MAEGVPITNIEEWKPRTKLGQLVKEGKVTSIKEIFEKNLVITEPEIIDALLPNLKYEVIDIKMVQKQTDAGELSRYKVLVIMGNFDGYVGIGMGKAKQLRVAIQKAIRDAKMNIIPVRRGCGSWECTCGEPHSLPFTVSGEAGSVEVTLKPAPKGTGLVVGSVLKTLLSYAGIKDVWSSSKGETRTTENFIRAGYNALYNTYKFVTPADWARKR; encoded by the coding sequence ATGGCAGAAGGAGTACCTATTACCAACATAGAAGAGTGGAAGCCTAGAACAAAACTTGGTCAATTAGTTAAAGAAGGTAAGGTAACTTCTATAAAGGAAATATTCGAGAAAAACCTTGTAATAACTGAGCCGGAGATAATAGATGCATTATTACCTAATCTGAAGTATGAAGTAATAGATATAAAGATGGTTCAGAAACAAACTGATGCAGGTGAACTTTCTAGGTATAAAGTATTAGTAATAATGGGTAATTTTGATGGATACGTTGGTATCGGAATGGGTAAGGCTAAGCAATTAAGAGTAGCTATACAAAAAGCAATAAGAGACGCAAAGATGAACATAATTCCAGTTAGAAGGGGATGTGGAAGTTGGGAATGCACTTGCGGTGAACCTCATAGTTTACCATTTACTGTTAGTGGTGAGGCTGGTAGTGTAGAAGTTACTCTAAAACCTGCTCCAAAAGGGACTGGATTAGTAGTAGGTAGCGTTTTGAAGACATTGCTTTCTTATGCAGGTATTAAAGATGTTTGGTCGTCTAGTAAGGGAGAAACTAGAACTACTGAAAACTTTATCAGAGCCGGGTATAATGCACTTTATAATACTTATAAATTTGTAACGCCAGCAGATTGGGCTAGAAAGAGGTGA